The Fulvia fulva chromosome 6, complete sequence genome includes a window with the following:
- a CDS encoding Actin-related protein 2/3 complex subunit 3 — protein sequence MPAYHSVFLDEPNQQLIGNFALLPLRTRTRGPAQQLPALAGVSELDVEASNESYDPLDEVLQLFRANTFFRNFEIKGPADRVLIYGILYVSEALSKIKPGMARRDAEKAVMNTALDNNFAIPGDAAFPLNQMFEPPRDRNEAEVLRQYVMQMRQELAVRLLNRVYTDPSGQPSKWWLSFSKRKFMGKAL from the exons ATGCCTGCCTACCACTCCGTCTTCCTGGACGAGCCAAACCAACAGCTAATCGGCAACTTCGCACTCCTACCACTCCGCACAAGAACCCGAGGCCCAGCACAACAACTCCCAGCACTAGCCGGCGTCTCCGAGCTCGACGTCGAAGCAAGCAACGAAAGCTACGACCCTCTAGACGAGGTACTACAACTCTTCCGCGCAAACACTTTCTTCCGCAACTTCGAGATCAAAGGGCCCGCCGATCGTGTTCTGATCTATGGCATCCTATACGTCAGCGAGGCACTGAGTAAGATCAAGCCTGGCATGGCACGGAGAGATGCAGAGAAGGCAGTCATGAACACGGCGTTGGACAACAACTTTGCGATTCCGGGCGATGCAGCATTTCCGCTTAACCAGATGTTCGAGCCGCCGCGGGATAGGAATGAGGCAGAGGTGTTGAGGCAGTATGTTATGCAGATGAGGCAGGAGTTGGCGGTGAGGCTGTTGAACAGAGTGTACACAGATCCAAGTGGTCAGCCGAGCAAG TGGTGGCTCAGCTTCTCGAAACGCAAGTTCATGGGCAAGGCGCTCTGA